Part of the Ictalurus punctatus breed USDA103 chromosome 9, Coco_2.0, whole genome shotgun sequence genome is shown below.
CTGGCCTGGCTGGCTCTCCTCTTGCCTTCCATCCCTGTGCAGGAGCTGAGAGCTCTGGAGAAGTGTTCATCCACCACACTGCTGATATCCCCTTGGTAGTAGGTAAAAAGAACGCATCGAGAGCTCAGGTACTCAGCTTCCCTGACCGGCTTCTCCTTCTGTCCGCCCGAGGAGTAGACAGATGAGGACAGGCTCCCTGGCACTGGGTTCCCTCCTAAAACTGGGACCTCCTCTGATCCAGAGGCGTCCATTAGGTTCCTGTGCCGAGACGATGGACTGCTGACACGAGTGTGAGTCTGGGAGAGGGTTGAATGGGAGAGAGCTTTTGCCAAACAATGTCGTAATAGCCAATCCCAtcaatgtgcatgtgtgcatgacTGACAACTAAGCAGTCTTCTTAAGTGTTCTTAACATATATCACTTTGCACAAGGTAGAATAGGCTATATATGATCCATATACcaagcacacaaacaaaatcCGTAAATGCGTAAAGGTGCAAAACATGCGAATTTGGGAGGTGTCTTTGGTGCGCACTTGGCCAAGCAAATCCGGTTTAAGGAATTGAAAAACAGGACTACACATGAATAATTCCTGATTAGTTTCGAGTGAATAAAGTGGGGGAAAACTCACCGGAAAATTGCCGACGATCGCGGCGGCTCCAGGCGCGTGAGGTGCGTAATGGCCGTAAAGCGGGCGCATGACGTCCGGGCAACTCATGATAAACGCCGCCGCGCGCCGCTCCCGCGTCCGAAGCGAAAGCGCGCGCTGCTCTCCTGTCCTCCGGTTAAAGAACCAACAGAGGAGGCCGGGTAGATTGCTAAAGCCTTTCTGTAGCGCTTGTTTAATGTCTCTCTGTGCcgcgctgttttttttttcttctttttttttgcgccGACTTCCAGGTGGTACAATTCGGTTTGGAGACAGATTTGGAGCCAGTCTTCCTTCTTGAGGGACGTCAGTCATTTGCTTCTGGCCTATCACAGCTATATAGGGGTGTGTTAGTACAAGAGGTGGGGATTCAAACAGAGGTTCATGCGCTTCTGGCACACAACTTATTGGAATGATTATGTAGGCTGCTGGTGGACGTGAATGGTTGGGCATTCTGCGGACAAACACGCATCGGGGGCCATCAAGATACCATCCAGATACCATCCTTTAATTCTAAAGTAAACTTTCTAGAAATGGACGGTGGTAGCTGCAGTGTTGAAGGGTCACTAGGTCATTGCCCAGCTCCAAAAATAAAGCTTGAGAACAGGACACCCCCTAATCCCATGAGCAAAACTGTCCCAAAACATataatgtacataaataaatacatttaacatcCTAACAAATTGTATGGTAAGgcaagttaaaaaaaactattcgcaatcatttaaaatattctcATTTATATGCCTTACTGCTCCCCCTTCAAGTTAAACCTTTACTAGATTATGAATTTACATAAGAAAGCATGCATAAACAGCATTATTTCCCCTCAGTTACCCAGTTTTATGTTAGTTAATTATTTGGATTATATTTAGATTATATCTGAATAATCCTTATAGTAATTATTCAAGTCTCAGTTAAACCAGTTGCAAACAAAAGTCACAAGACACTTAACCTCAGCCGATTGTGATTCTAGGTCTAGATTtaaatgttacacacacacacacacacacacacacacacacacacacacacacacacacacacacacacacacacacacacacaccagaattcCAGTCAATCACTTAGATAAAGATTTCTCTTAGTCAATCATTGAAGACCAATGACACAagtaaaaatgtctttaaaatgtaaacagatcACAGTTCATGTTCGTGCTTTACAAGATGCATAATCATATCCAAGAACTAATACACTTGGCATAACTAGTGGGTATTTTAGTTCATGAACTGGCTTATTGGGTATTTTAAAGTAGGGAAATCACAAAAGAAAATACTTTAAAGATGCTTTAAGACAACAGCGGGGACCATTTTGTAGGTTAAGAGCAATGAATGATAAATTATTTGGTTTTGGATTAGCTCATAACTCATAAATTGTGACTCTGTTATATAATTTTgcattatactatattatattatattgtattgtattatattatattatattacaacaaatcaaatgtacaaaacaataaaacaatactaTTGATAACAAATTAGTATACTTCAtgcaccgatcagccataacattaaaaaaatgtagaggtcccccttgtgccaccaaaacagcacTGACCCATCaaagcatggactccacaagacctctgaaggtgtgctgtggtatctggcaccaagacatttaagtcctgtaagctgTGAGGTGGGCCTCAATGGATCGgtcttgtttgtccagcacatcccacagaagCTTGATCaaattgagatctggggaatttggaggccaaatcaacaccttgaactctttatcatgctcctcaaaccattccagaacaatgtttgcagtgtggcagtgtgcattatcctgctgaaagaggtcactgTCATTAGTGAATACAGTTGCTATGAAGGGGTgcacttggtctgcaacaatgtttagggaGGTTGtacgtgtcaaaataacatccacatgaatgtcaggacccaaggtttcccagcagaacattccccagagcatcacactttgTCCACccgcttgccttcttcccatagtgcatcctggtagCAGCTCTTCCCCAAGTAAGCGATGCACACacacccggccgtccacatgatgtaaaagaaaacatgatttatcagaccaggccaccttcttccactgctccatgagCCAGTTCTGATGcacacatgcccattgtaggtgttttcggtggtggacagggatCAGCATgtgcactctgaccggtctgggTCTACTCAGCCCCttacacagcaagctgcaatgctctgtcttctgacacctttctatcagagcaacatgaactttttcagcaatttgtgctacagtagctcttctgtgggatcagaccagacgggctagcatTTGCTCCCCACACAAGTCTTTGGGAACCCATCACCCTGCcgctggttcactggttgtccttccttttACCTACTTTTGATAGGTACTAACCAGTGcttaccaggaacaccccacaagacctatTGTTTTgtagatgctctgacccagtcttcTAGACATCACAGTTTAGCCCTTGCCAAAGTCACTAAGATCCTTACACTTTCccattttttcctgcttccaacacatcaacttcaagaactgactgttcacttgctgcttaatatatcccaccccttgacattGTGCCATTGTAaggagataatcaatgttattcacttcacctgtcagtggttttcatgttatggctgattggtgtatataaaTAGTagtatgttttttgggggttttttttgcagtacACTGGCAGTGGGAGcagaatgacatttttaaaacctGGAAGATAGTTTGAGAGCTTGCAATTATAATGTTGTACCTGATAATTTGATGATATTAACCTTTTGAACATCTGTAAGTTAACAATGTCTCTTAAtagttatatataattttatattttatatattcagtGATATatgctgtataaaaaaaataaaaaaaataaaaaaatgatagcATTAGCTCAttttttggaaaagaaaaaaaaaacctgaaccTTATAATTCTGAGGTCTTGAGTTGCGTCAGTCTCAGAAAATCACGTGGGTGTGAAGTGCATGTCACCAACCCTGAACATACCAAGAGCGTTGCAAAGCAATCTCTGTATTCAAACTCACGACCTGCAGTTCCAGGAGCACGAAGACAGACGTCAGTTTGAGGAAATGTGTGCTGATTTTTTAGTTTAAGACAGCAGTTCACAGTATGGCACCAGgattcacataaaaatatatataaatatataagcaaaataaattaataagagGTAATGAGCTGATCCTAGCAAAAGAAATACTAATGAAAAGAAATCCTAATAAAAAATACTAACTGCTGGGTAGTCTGTCAATTTTCCTTTTCCCCCTCTGATTTCCTTTAAAGGCTATGCCCATTGATTTAAATATGTTCTTGTAGTTGAGATGTACAGCTCTATGTGACAAGTTGTCTGACAAGCTTTATAGAACGTTAGGAGAACAGTGCAGAATGTTTGCAGAATTTCAGGCCTTGTTGTTAGGTGAGGTGGAATGTCTCTGATGTGTATTTTTTAACTTTTGGAAGGATGTTGCAGTTAAATGAGGAAGTGTGATTTGAACTCAGAGTGACCCTTACAACGATCTATACAAcaatcttcatttttatttagccAAATAGTGTTCTGTTTGCTTAAGGCAAGCTATCTTTTCTGCAAAACGATTATCTTCGAAATGTAGAACTGTTCAATATGTACATCGgttttcattctttaaaaaggTTCTTGAAGGATTCTTTAGTAAATACAGTTGTTGTATGCGTGTAgaatcattatcatttaaagGAGCATTAGGTAAGCttagtcttttttccccccaagatTAGATGGTTAGGTGGGTttgacatttaatatttttttttttaaacccttgaGCCCACTCCTCTATTCCCACCCGTGTTCAATAAACCCAACGGTGGccaatccaaacacaaacaagccgTCCTTACCTGAAGCCGGATTTCCAAACGGGTTTCTCAGCCACTTAGTACACTTTTGCTAAGGCTATAGTAtaattcattgttttttttatcatgttctacatatcttTCATGCTGTTTGTACAAGTAagtgataaataaaaatgactattGCACTTTTAAAGAATGTTAAAATTGTTCTTTGATTTTTAGAAAATCGCCTTTTTATTCAAATTATGCCAAAGTTGCTTTCCCAAGTTCAGTGATTATATTCCCTCTGAcatctaaaatgtaaaaatgacatGTGTAACGATACGAGGCTCTTGATTTCATAAGCCAGGTATCGAACAATTCaacaaacaattcaaaatgccacttatattttatgataaggcattaaaccgaggtcctgactcgcTGTGGTCATTGAAAACCCCGGACACTTCTCATAAaaagtaggggtataaccctggtgtaCTGGTGAAATTagcccattggcccttatctatcatggcctcCTAATAATCTCcgtccctgaattggctacatcactctctattctcctctccaccaatagctggtgtgtggtgggtgttatggtgcactatggctgccgtcgcttcatccaggtggatgctacacaccgGTGGTGGTTAAGGAGATtcccccccatacaatgtaaagcgttTTGAGTGCCTAGACAAGTGGTATATAAAtcagagttattattattattattattattattattattattattattattattattattatatgaggtgtaataaacatttaaaaactcaTCAAACCCACACTTCCTTCTCTGAATATGGTGGGGTTAAAAACCACTCTTCTCCTAAACACTGTTTTTCATGAGCTAGTatgctacactgtaaaaccagataagttaatttaactcaaaaaaatatattaagttgataaatcaatttctttaagccaaatacacttaaatataacaagtttgagttaaatttttgttatatttaagtgtatttggcttaaagaaattgatttatcaactttaaaattttgaggtaattagtttcctcaaattttttgagttaaatgaacttatccggttttacagtgtagccTTGCATCTGTGCCAAGATCACATAGACAAAGACATGAAGACATATTTCCCTTGAGTCACAtctgcagggttgccaggtttatGCTATTCACTGCAAATTGGGCAAGTTTTGAAACATGAAgatgaaatgttttcattgttgtgaatttttgtattttgataAACAGTCCTTATTTCATAAGTACATTTTCTTCAATTAAAGATGTGTTGTGTGGCAAGTTCTCTTTATGATAAAGGTTTAGTTTCAAAACTTTGTGGTCTTGAACATAATGAACATAATTATGTTCAAACTCAAAAGTTATGCATTGCCATTGTAAAGGTTACAGACAGGTGAGCGGTTCGTAGTCTAACAATCAAATGTTTGAAAACACCTAGTTGTATAATGTTTTCTTAACATTCTTTGCTAGTTTATATGATTCTAGAATAATTATGAAGACAATAACCCTATGGAATAATACACAGAAAATTTTGCATTAACTAAGAAAagttcatttcaattcaattttatttgtttagagcttttaacagtggacattgtctcaaagcagaaaGTGTTGAACAAATcaaaactattttatattttaaattcttaaCAGTATTCCCAATGAAGctttacacacactctacatctTTTCAGCCAGCTTCATGAGGAGCTTCACACAGAAGTTTACAAATAGTCCGAGCTCCTTACTGCCTCCCTTAAATTCTACCTGAATTTCTATTTGTTTGGGTTGAGTGTGTCCAAGTTTTGGCTGGTAGTGAAGTTTAGTGAGTTTAGAAGGATTGCTAAGTGAAATTTCCTTGCAAATATATTCCATAATGTCTATAGAAAGTCTACTATGGAAAAAATATCTTGCATCTACATCTGAACCATCAAAGTCAAatcacatctttaaaaaaaaaaaaacctatttaaAAACCACATTGAATTTAGAACACTGACATTATGCTCCATGAGTGTAGCTTATAGCATGTTGAGGCAGTTTTTTATTAGGTCTATTTGAACTGTCAGTACAGCCCAGTGGGAAGTGAACTTCCTGAGTAGGCAGACTTATGATGGGTTGGTGTAGAGTGAGTCGGCCTCCCTCTCTAGCTTTTTTTGGACATGGTGGGGTGATGCAACACCACAGATACAGCGTGACAAACACCTGCCTCTGGTGGAACATGCTGAGCTGTGAGCACACCA
Proteins encoded:
- the vgll2b gene encoding transcription cofactor vestigial-like protein 2b; protein product: MPNHSRPPAAYIIIPISCVPEAHEPLFESPPLVLTHPYIAVIGQKQMTDVPQEGRLAPNLSPNRIVPPGSRRKKKEEKKNSAAQRDIKQALQKGFSNLPGLLCWFFNRRTGEQRALSLRTRERRAAAFIMSCPDVMRPLYGHYAPHAPGAAAIVGNFPTHTRVSSPSSRHRNLMDASGSEEVPVLGGNPVPGSLSSSVYSSGGQKEKPVREAEYLSSRCVLFTYYQGDISSVVDEHFSRALSSCTGMEGKRRASQASTEPTSPNSRRNFPPSFWDSNYPPPPSRPHCDPTGTPAYSVDPYTQALHAGLPHAHPHAHPSDSWGYTQSQVYGPPRSLHELYSAPGLEAHYSPLLMPAVRPPHLPPTLPGHYDVAKLEPTPTWPGLLPPGDMALALNMDPGLQPHKKGKELYWF